Sequence from the Chitinophagales bacterium genome:
TGCAAAAAGAAAAGCAAATAGCACTATAGCCTTTTAAAAAAAACAAAGCGTCATACAATAAGAGGCAAATCGGACGTTACTGTATTGTCCGAACAATTAAACCCTTATTCATGACAAACACCTTTACATCTGATGATTTAATCCGTTTCATTTACCGTGAAACATCTCCTGAAGAGGACCATCTTATAAAACTCTGGATACAGGAAGATGCAGACGCAGCATTATCTTTTCAGCAGTTTGCTGAAGCTGCACAGCTTCTTGATGTGGATGATCTAAAGCCAAGTGAATCGTCCGTAAGCATCATTCTTAATTATAGTAAAACAACTGCCCGGCAAAGAACGCATGCATGATGATGCATCCTTGCTGTCTTACCATTAATGTCAATTCAATACCCCTTTATAAGGCAGGCGCTCGTGTATATTTGTGGGCATGACTTTAAAGGAGCGATACCATGGGGTACTTGAGTATTTCAGCAAGCATCAGCCCCTTGCTGAAACGGAACTGGAGTACCAATCACCGTATCAATTATTGGTGGCTGTAATCCTATCGGCTCAATGTACCGATAAGAGAGTTAACATTACCACACCTGCTTTTTTTTCAAGGTTTCCTGATGCGGCATCCCTTTCCAGAGCTCAGACAGAAGAAGTTTATCCTTTAATCAAGAGTATCAGCTATCCCAACAATAAAACAAAGCACCTTATAGCTATGGCTAAAATGCTGATGGATAATTTTAATGGAGAGATTCCATCAGACGTAGATGAGCTGCAGAAGCTTCCGGGTGTAGGAAGAAAAACGGCCAATGTAATTGCAAGCTGTATCTATAAC
This genomic interval carries:
- the nth gene encoding endonuclease III; translated protein: MTLKERYHGVLEYFSKHQPLAETELEYQSPYQLLVAVILSAQCTDKRVNITTPAFFSRFPDAASLSRAQTEEVYPLIKSISYPNNKTKHLIAMAKMLMDNFNGEIPSDVDELQKLPGVGRKTANVIASCIYNQPRMAVDTHVFRVSARLGLTRNARNPLQAEMQLIRYIPEDKISLAHHWLILHGRYICIARVPKCGICPIKDWCRYYERNFKAPALDN